The Nitrospirota bacterium region GCAGGCAAAGATAATTGAGAATGACAGCCTTATACAAGGCTACGGAAAAAGCAGGCTGTGGTTTGATGGTAAGGCAAGGGTGATTGTGGAGTTGAGAAGGTTATAACTTATGTGTGATTATGGTAAAGGTATAGACATAAATACAGCAAAATGGCTCAGCCTGGAGCATGCCTGCATATACATGACAGGACTTAGTGAAAACACTGTTTTAAAACACATCAGGGAAGGTGACATATACGGGATACGCAAAGGCGGTAAGTGGGTAATAGACCGTGAGAGCATAGATGAATATTATAATACAGAGCGGGCAGCAGAACGGATACTCTTTGA contains the following coding sequences:
- a CDS encoding helix-turn-helix domain-containing protein — encoded protein: MCDYGKGIDINTAKWLSLEHACIYMTGLSENTVLKHIREGDIYGIRKGGKWVIDRESIDEYYNTERAAERILFERIKAKRGRRRKVDSTKLRML